One genomic segment of Bombina bombina isolate aBomBom1 chromosome 4, aBomBom1.pri, whole genome shotgun sequence includes these proteins:
- the LOC128657722 gene encoding histone H2A, sperm-like, translating to MSGRGKKVTKPAAGKTSKSAKAGLQFPVGRIHRFLKKGNYAERIGSGSAIYLAATLEYLCAEVLELAGNAARDNKKSRILPRHIQLAVKNDEELAKLFDGITIADGGVLPNIHAQLLPKKTFKGSTQEPKAAESQDF from the coding sequence ATGTCTGGTCGTGGAAAGAAGGTCACCAAGCCTGCAGCTGGCAAGACATCCAAATCTGCTAAGGCAGGCCTCCAGTTCCCAGTTGGCCGTATCCACAGGTTCCTGAAGAAGGGAAACTATGCAGAGCGGATTGGGTCTGGATCTGCTATCTACCTGGCAGCTACTCTGGAATATCTCTGTGCAGAGGTCTTAGAGCTGGCAGGAAATGCTGCCAGAGACAACAAGAAATCCAGGATTTTACCCAGGCACATCCAGCTGGCAGTCAAGAATGATGAGGAACTGGCTAAGCTATTTGATGGCATCACTATTGCTGATGGGGGTGTCTTGCCAAACATCCATGCCCAGCTTCTACCAAAGAAAACCTTTAAAGGATCCACACAAGAACCTAAAGCTGCTGAATCCCAGGACTTTTAA